A region of Streptomyces sp. NBC_01750 DNA encodes the following proteins:
- a CDS encoding aldehyde dehydrogenase family protein yields MLVAETGLTVGQSRGGALTMPGLLRYYASLADTTELTELRTGLSGVSARIEKRPVGVVAAIVPWNAPLALAAFKLPQALLAGCTVIMKPSEDTPLSAGYFADAALRAGLPAGVLNIVNALPAGGDYLVRHPGVAKITFTGSTVVGRAGHPGRRGRGGDRQCPALRRRAPPRTLADGQQ; encoded by the coding sequence GTGTTGGTCGCCGAGACCGGCCTGACGGTCGGGCAGAGCCGCGGCGGGGCCCTGACGATGCCCGGCCTGCTGCGCTACTACGCTTCCCTGGCGGACACGACGGAGCTGACCGAACTGCGCACCGGTCTGTCCGGTGTCAGCGCCCGCATCGAGAAGCGGCCGGTGGGCGTCGTAGCAGCCATCGTCCCGTGGAACGCCCCGCTCGCGCTCGCCGCGTTCAAGCTTCCCCAGGCCCTGCTGGCCGGCTGCACCGTCATCATGAAGCCGTCCGAGGACACGCCCCTGAGCGCGGGCTACTTCGCCGACGCCGCGCTGCGGGCAGGGCTGCCCGCCGGTGTGCTGAACATCGTCAACGCCCTGCCCGCGGGCGGCGACTACCTGGTGCGCCACCCGGGCGTCGCCAAGATCACCTTCACCGGCAGCACCGTGGTCGGGCGTGCTGGGCACCCTGGCCGCCGCGGCCGGGGTGGCGATCGACAATGCCCGGCTCTACGGCGCCGTGCACCGCCGCGAACGCTGGCTGATGGCCAGCAGTGA
- a CDS encoding Acg family FMN-binding oxidoreductase produces MSVHALDTKTVTALVKDATAAPSMHNAQPWKFRFFHASNTFHVCSDLERAMPRADPTTRALHLGCAAAMLNLRVAAAHAGWEPATELLPDPADPQLLATIRLTSPATDENDLAPLYPAIRRRHTSRHPFADEEIPQPIKDALSAAALLEGAQLTFPNAWYAQSLLDLVHDAEGRDAMDPAASEELRRWTRVGAGVADAASDGIPEYAFGPRKRDGKAPVRDFAGRRTVPGRDAAVFENAPQLALLGTVDDRPRDWLLAGQAMERVLLQATLDGLSASLTSNALEWPELRWAVRDPQSAMGFVQMVLRLGYGPSGSETPRRPVYEVLDIE; encoded by the coding sequence GTGTCAGTACATGCACTCGACACGAAGACCGTGACGGCTCTGGTCAAAGACGCCACAGCCGCCCCTTCCATGCACAATGCGCAGCCGTGGAAGTTCCGCTTCTTCCACGCCAGCAACACCTTCCATGTGTGCTCGGACCTGGAGCGCGCCATGCCGCGCGCTGACCCCACCACACGCGCCCTTCACCTGGGCTGCGCCGCGGCCATGCTCAATCTGCGCGTCGCCGCCGCTCACGCGGGCTGGGAGCCGGCCACCGAACTCCTGCCCGACCCCGCCGACCCGCAACTCCTCGCAACTATACGGCTGACCAGTCCAGCGACTGACGAGAACGACCTCGCCCCTCTGTACCCGGCGATCCGCCGGCGCCACACCAGTCGCCACCCCTTCGCGGATGAGGAGATACCCCAGCCCATCAAGGATGCCCTGAGCGCCGCCGCCCTCCTGGAGGGGGCACAGCTGACCTTCCCCAACGCGTGGTATGCACAGTCATTGCTGGACCTGGTCCACGACGCGGAGGGGCGCGACGCCATGGACCCCGCCGCTTCCGAAGAGCTGAGGCGCTGGACCCGAGTCGGCGCCGGTGTCGCAGACGCGGCGAGTGATGGGATCCCGGAGTACGCCTTCGGGCCACGCAAGCGCGACGGCAAGGCGCCAGTGCGTGACTTCGCCGGCAGGCGCACCGTGCCCGGTCGCGATGCCGCCGTGTTCGAGAACGCTCCACAGCTCGCCCTGCTGGGCACCGTCGATGACCGGCCGAGGGACTGGCTGCTGGCAGGCCAGGCAATGGAGCGCGTCCTGCTCCAGGCCACCCTCGATGGGCTGTCCGCCTCGCTCACCTCCAACGCCCTCGAATGGCCGGAACTTCGCTGGGCCGTGCGGGACCCGCAGTCGGCGATGGGCTTCGTACAGATGGTGCTCCGGCTCGGATACGGCCCCTCCGGCTCCGAGACACCGCGCCGCCCCGTGTACGAGGTACTCGACATCGAGTGA
- the ltrA gene encoding group II intron reverse transcriptase/maturase has protein sequence MDVLRRAWVGVCANRGAPGVDGVTVDAVAVSGVDAFLQDLAERLRTYTYRPSVLRRVRIPKPGRPGEFRPLSIPTVADRVVMTAAKLVLEPVFEAQFTEASYGFRPKRSAIGACETVRVAANQRREWVFEADIRDCFGTIDHDALMAQVARHVVDRPFLKVIRAWLRMGVLEGGVTSPTGAGTPQGSPISPLLANIALHVLDEAWQVEGRRLGVLVRYCDDFVVLSPTEHRAQQARELAARVLGRLGMRLHPEKTGIVCLTRGGQGFDFLGFHHRKAESWKWRGRFYLRRWPSVRAMRVLREKVRTATAISKTERPVSAVVADLNPVLRGWAAYFRNGNSGRKFNVIDGYIHERLAIFTSRKHGRAGRNWATRYTYGWITRLGVYRLTGNVRWATAHASR, from the coding sequence ATGGACGTTCTTCGGCGGGCGTGGGTCGGTGTGTGTGCGAACCGAGGAGCCCCGGGCGTTGATGGCGTGACCGTCGACGCAGTGGCGGTCTCGGGGGTGGATGCGTTCCTCCAGGACCTGGCCGAGCGCCTGCGGACGTATACGTATCGTCCGTCGGTGCTGCGGCGGGTCCGGATTCCCAAGCCGGGGCGGCCGGGGGAGTTTCGGCCCCTGTCGATTCCCACCGTGGCGGACCGGGTGGTGATGACGGCCGCGAAACTGGTTCTGGAACCGGTCTTCGAGGCCCAGTTCACCGAGGCGAGCTACGGATTCCGGCCCAAGCGGTCCGCGATCGGCGCGTGCGAAACAGTGCGCGTCGCGGCGAACCAACGGCGGGAGTGGGTTTTCGAGGCCGATATCCGGGACTGCTTCGGGACGATCGACCACGACGCGTTGATGGCCCAGGTGGCCCGACATGTGGTGGACCGGCCGTTCCTGAAGGTGATCCGGGCCTGGCTGAGGATGGGAGTTCTGGAGGGCGGGGTGACCTCCCCGACCGGGGCGGGAACTCCGCAGGGCTCACCGATTTCCCCACTGCTGGCAAATATCGCCCTGCATGTCCTCGATGAGGCGTGGCAGGTCGAGGGCCGTCGGCTGGGAGTGCTGGTGAGGTACTGCGACGACTTCGTGGTTCTGTCGCCGACCGAGCATCGGGCCCAGCAGGCCCGGGAATTGGCGGCGAGAGTGCTCGGACGGCTCGGGATGCGCCTGCATCCGGAGAAGACCGGCATTGTCTGTCTCACGCGGGGCGGACAGGGCTTCGATTTCCTCGGATTCCACCACCGGAAAGCGGAATCGTGGAAGTGGCGGGGCAGGTTCTACCTGCGTCGCTGGCCCTCGGTCAGAGCGATGCGAGTGCTGCGGGAGAAAGTCCGCACGGCTACCGCGATCTCGAAGACCGAGCGGCCGGTGTCCGCCGTGGTCGCCGATCTGAACCCGGTCCTGCGGGGCTGGGCGGCGTACTTCCGTAACGGGAACTCCGGACGGAAGTTCAACGTGATCGACGGCTACATCCACGAACGGCTGGCGATCTTCACCAGCCGGAAACACGGCCGAGCGGGTCGGAACTGGGCCACCCGTTACACCTACGGATGGATCACCCGGCTCGGGGTCTACCGCCTCACCGGAAACGTACGCTGGGCGACGGCGCATGCCAGTCGGTGA
- a CDS encoding TetR/AcrR family transcriptional regulator → MTDSRSTTRKGAPRVRLPSAQRRESILTAATEVFAESGYRRGKVSEVAARLGVSEPVVFQNFGSKAALFAAVLDRAVARVRDALNAALDQGSSVSELLAGFLAPDHMDRFHTPGSLGFLFADASSLTAEPGVDDAAHHALQQLAEAFADLLRSGQRNGDIRPDLDPAAGAWWLMSMLSARTFRAAVIPDRAALEARLTAMTLNALTTRERSAEP, encoded by the coding sequence GTGACCGACTCACGATCCACCACCCGGAAAGGTGCGCCGCGCGTCCGACTCCCCTCCGCACAGCGCAGGGAGTCGATCCTGACCGCAGCCACCGAGGTGTTCGCCGAATCCGGGTATCGGCGCGGCAAGGTCTCCGAGGTCGCCGCCCGGCTCGGGGTGAGCGAACCGGTGGTCTTTCAGAACTTCGGCTCGAAGGCGGCACTGTTCGCCGCCGTCCTGGACCGGGCCGTCGCCCGGGTCCGCGATGCCCTCAACGCGGCCCTCGACCAAGGCTCATCGGTGTCCGAACTCCTGGCGGGCTTCCTGGCCCCGGACCACATGGACCGCTTCCACACGCCAGGATCGCTTGGCTTCCTCTTCGCCGACGCCTCCTCGCTCACCGCCGAGCCCGGCGTCGATGACGCAGCCCACCACGCACTCCAGCAGCTGGCGGAGGCTTTCGCGGACCTGCTCCGCAGCGGACAGCGCAACGGCGACATCCGCCCCGACCTCGACCCGGCAGCCGGCGCCTGGTGGCTCATGTCGATGCTGTCCGCACGCACCTTCCGCGCCGCGGTTATCCCCGACCGAGCCGCGCTGGAAGCCCGGCTCACGGCCATGACGCTCAACGCGCTGACCACACGGGAGCGGTCCGCCGAACCGTAG
- a CDS encoding class I SAM-dependent methyltransferase, with the protein MALGRLLHGDPQTTTRGETIGPARAYEVFTAVFFGGRRHRAFSRLVELSGARPGDKVLDVGCGTGYLTRLAAAAVAPGGSAVGIDPSPTVIGYARSKAGAACTYETGVAEALEMPDASFDVVVTSLAIHHIPADVRPAALREMFRVLRPGGRLLLADFRPPRSRLGRHLIGALTGPAMENNPVDLLDGLAADAGFEVRARGDVRPHLRYVQANRPEIVR; encoded by the coding sequence ATGGCCCTCGGACGACTCCTGCACGGCGATCCGCAGACCACCACACGGGGAGAGACGATCGGCCCGGCTCGCGCCTACGAGGTGTTCACGGCGGTCTTCTTCGGCGGGCGGCGGCACCGCGCGTTCTCCCGCCTGGTCGAACTCAGTGGTGCCCGCCCCGGGGACAAGGTGCTCGACGTGGGATGCGGCACCGGCTACCTGACCCGGCTGGCCGCCGCGGCGGTGGCACCCGGCGGCAGCGCGGTGGGCATCGATCCCTCGCCCACCGTCATCGGCTACGCGCGGAGCAAAGCCGGCGCCGCCTGCACGTACGAGACCGGGGTTGCCGAGGCGCTCGAGATGCCGGACGCCTCCTTCGACGTGGTGGTCACCAGCCTGGCGATCCATCACATCCCGGCCGACGTGCGGCCCGCCGCGCTGCGCGAGATGTTCCGGGTGCTGCGCCCCGGGGGGCGACTGCTGCTCGCCGATTTCCGGCCGCCGCGCAGTCGGCTGGGCCGCCACCTGATCGGCGCGCTGACCGGCCCGGCGATGGAGAACAACCCGGTGGATCTCCTCGACGGACTCGCCGCCGACGCCGGGTTCGAGGTGCGGGCGCGCGGCGATGTGAGGCCGCACCTGCGCTATGTACAGGCCAACCGGCCGGAAATCGTGCGGTGA
- a CDS encoding ArsR/SmtB family transcription factor, with protein MSARMHLSPAHGSHPQDPGAEQFARAAEVLGLLADRTRLVLLHTLGKGEADVTTLTAACGAARPAVSQHLAKLRLAGLVDARKDGRRVVYALTDGHLARLVGEALSHADHDLSGTPHHD; from the coding sequence ATGAGCGCACGCATGCACCTATCACCTGCGCACGGTTCGCATCCGCAAGATCCGGGCGCCGAGCAGTTCGCCCGCGCCGCCGAGGTCCTGGGCCTGCTCGCCGACCGCACGCGCCTGGTGCTGCTGCACACTCTCGGCAAAGGCGAGGCGGACGTCACCACGCTGACGGCCGCCTGCGGCGCCGCCCGCCCGGCGGTCAGCCAGCACCTGGCCAAGTTGCGCCTCGCGGGCCTGGTCGATGCCCGCAAGGACGGCCGCCGTGTCGTGTACGCGCTGACCGACGGCCACCTTGCCCGCCTGGTCGGCGAAGCACTCAGCCACGCCGACCACGATCTGTCGGGCACCCCGCACCACGACTGA
- a CDS encoding cation diffusion facilitator family transporter: MSHQAGHTHHHDHGHQDAHGHGDSRLARWRHQTGHLLKPHSHESADKIDSALESSTKGMRALWTSLVVLGVTAVAQAVVVVLSSSVALLGDTVHNAADALTALPLGVAFVLGRRAANRRFTYGYGRAEDLAGIVIVLTIAASAAFAAWTAIDRLLNPQEISYLPVVAAAAVIGFLGNEWVARYRIRVGRDIGSAALVADGLHARTDGFTSLAVLLGAGGAAIGWQLADPIVGLAITAAILLVLRDACREVFRRIMDAVDPALVDAAEYALEELPGVRAVSELRLRWIGHRLRAEVAVVVDGELTVHEAHQVAVDAEHALMHAVPKLTAALVHADPAPVPGAPDPHLGLAHHGSQSPVGAPSR, from the coding sequence GTGAGCCACCAGGCCGGACACACCCACCACCACGACCACGGACATCAGGATGCCCATGGCCATGGCGACAGCCGCCTGGCGCGGTGGCGGCACCAGACCGGGCATCTGTTGAAACCGCACTCGCACGAGTCCGCCGACAAGATCGACAGCGCGCTGGAGTCTTCCACGAAGGGCATGCGGGCACTGTGGACATCGCTGGTCGTGCTCGGCGTCACGGCGGTCGCGCAGGCCGTCGTCGTAGTGCTGTCCAGTTCGGTGGCACTGCTGGGCGACACCGTCCACAACGCCGCCGACGCCCTGACCGCGCTGCCGCTCGGCGTCGCCTTCGTACTCGGCCGCCGCGCTGCCAACCGGCGCTTCACCTACGGTTACGGGCGGGCCGAGGACCTGGCCGGCATCGTCATCGTGCTGACCATCGCAGCCTCCGCCGCCTTCGCCGCCTGGACCGCGATCGACCGGCTGCTGAACCCCCAGGAAATCAGCTACCTGCCCGTGGTGGCGGCCGCGGCTGTCATCGGTTTCCTCGGCAATGAGTGGGTCGCCCGCTACCGCATCCGCGTCGGCCGCGACATCGGCTCGGCCGCACTGGTCGCCGACGGGCTGCATGCCCGTACTGACGGATTCACCTCACTCGCCGTGCTGTTGGGAGCGGGCGGTGCGGCAATCGGTTGGCAGCTCGCCGACCCGATCGTGGGGTTGGCTATCACTGCCGCGATACTCCTCGTCCTGCGCGACGCGTGCCGGGAGGTCTTCCGCCGGATCATGGATGCGGTCGACCCGGCCCTCGTCGATGCCGCCGAGTATGCGTTGGAAGAGCTGCCGGGCGTACGGGCGGTCAGCGAACTGCGGCTGCGCTGGATCGGCCACCGCTTGCGCGCCGAGGTCGCGGTCGTCGTGGACGGGGAGCTGACCGTCCACGAGGCGCACCAGGTGGCCGTCGACGCTGAGCACGCCCTCATGCACGCAGTACCGAAACTGACAGCAGCCCTGGTCCACGCCGACCCGGCGCCGGTGCCAGGTGCCCCCGACCCGCATCTGGGCCTGGCGCATCACGGGTCTCAGTCTCCGGTAGGGGCGCCGTCCAGGTAG
- a CDS encoding GAF and ANTAR domain-containing protein, whose product MNEQLLAKTFVELADNLVADFDLIDFLRLLTDRCVGMLGASAAGVLLADRDGELRVMAASSEQVRLLELFQLQNDEGPCLECFHTGAPVIVPDLSTQADRWPRFVAQAQHSGFAAVQAVPMRLRDEVVGALNLFRTHPGPFDPVGTPIAQALADVATISLLQQRSTHRSNVLNEQLQTALNSRVLIEQAKGKLAERQGIDMEQAFTALRGYARSHNRRLSDLARAFIDGTEPLTGLST is encoded by the coding sequence ATGAATGAGCAGCTCCTCGCCAAGACTTTCGTCGAGCTGGCCGACAACCTGGTCGCCGACTTCGACCTGATCGACTTCCTGCGCCTGCTGACCGACCGCTGCGTCGGCATGCTCGGCGCCAGCGCGGCCGGCGTGCTGCTCGCGGACCGGGACGGCGAACTCCGCGTCATGGCCGCCTCCAGCGAACAAGTACGCCTGCTCGAGCTCTTCCAGCTCCAGAACGACGAAGGCCCCTGCCTGGAATGCTTCCACACCGGCGCACCGGTGATCGTCCCCGACCTGAGCACGCAGGCCGACCGCTGGCCGCGCTTCGTCGCGCAGGCCCAGCACAGCGGGTTCGCGGCAGTCCAAGCCGTGCCGATGCGTCTGCGGGACGAAGTCGTCGGCGCCCTCAACCTCTTCCGCACCCACCCCGGCCCCTTCGACCCGGTCGGCACACCCATCGCACAGGCCCTGGCCGACGTCGCCACCATCAGCCTCCTGCAACAACGCTCCACCCACCGCAGCAATGTCTTGAACGAGCAGCTGCAGACCGCGCTGAACAGCCGTGTGCTGATCGAACAGGCCAAAGGCAAACTCGCCGAACGCCAGGGCATCGACATGGAACAGGCCTTCACCGCACTGCGCGGCTACGCCCGCTCACACAACCGCCGCCTGTCCGACCTGGCCCGCGCCTTCATCGACGGCACAGAACCGCTCACCGGCCTGAGCACCTGA
- a CDS encoding GAF and ANTAR domain-containing protein: MAALPVGGAGVSAMSRTAASHPLCSTDDISEQLEELQLTLGEGPCVDAFTHSSAVLTSDLRTGELQDRWPVFADAALEAGALAVFALPLQIGAISPGVLDLYSRVPVQLDAEELADALAFADIATLVLLDTQIDETGAPTGGMLLDGRFEDLGSYRAEIDQATGILTVQLGVGIDEAFVRLRAHAYAQGRRVADVAADVVARRLSFSPNTDPDQDNDDA, translated from the coding sequence GTGGCCGCGCTGCCGGTCGGCGGGGCCGGGGTGTCCGCGATGTCCCGGACCGCAGCCAGCCATCCGCTGTGCAGCACCGACGACATCAGCGAGCAACTGGAAGAGCTGCAACTCACCCTGGGCGAGGGGCCCTGCGTGGATGCCTTCACGCACAGCTCCGCCGTCCTGACGTCAGATCTGCGGACCGGTGAACTGCAAGACCGCTGGCCCGTGTTCGCCGATGCCGCCTTGGAAGCCGGAGCACTGGCCGTCTTCGCGCTCCCCCTGCAAATAGGGGCGATCAGTCCTGGAGTTCTGGACCTGTACTCCCGGGTGCCGGTTCAGTTGGACGCGGAGGAACTGGCCGACGCGTTGGCCTTCGCCGATATCGCGACTCTGGTCCTGCTCGATACGCAGATCGACGAGACTGGCGCGCCGACCGGCGGAATGCTGCTGGACGGGCGCTTCGAGGACCTAGGCAGCTACCGGGCCGAGATCGACCAGGCCACCGGCATACTCACGGTCCAACTCGGCGTCGGCATCGACGAAGCCTTCGTCCGGCTCCGCGCCCATGCCTATGCCCAAGGGCGCCGGGTCGCCGATGTGGCCGCCGACGTGGTCGCCCGCCGGCTCAGCTTCTCCCCGAACACGGATCCAGATCAAGACAATGACGATGCCTGA
- a CDS encoding STAS domain-containing protein → MPIPQLKVYRHDRESRALLTLAGEIDLDTAPLVRESLEHCLRDGIRTIDIDLTPVTFCGCSGLNTFLHASQQTTAAGGSLQLHYPRPLVTRLIELTDSGFLLRGPPFGHLPTPLQDGLVPTPPASPHRPAPTVPALSGGVLS, encoded by the coding sequence ATGCCCATTCCACAGCTGAAGGTCTACCGGCACGACAGAGAGAGCCGGGCGTTGCTCACCCTGGCCGGTGAGATCGACCTCGACACGGCCCCGCTGGTGCGCGAATCGCTGGAGCACTGCCTGCGCGACGGCATCCGCACCATCGACATCGACCTCACCCCTGTCACCTTCTGCGGCTGCAGCGGCCTCAACACTTTCCTCCACGCGTCACAACAGACCACCGCAGCCGGTGGATCACTCCAACTGCACTACCCGCGGCCGCTGGTGACTCGCCTCATCGAACTCACCGACTCCGGCTTCCTGCTCCGCGGCCCCCCGTTCGGACACCTGCCCACTCCTCTCCAGGACGGACTCGTCCCGACCCCTCCAGCCTCGCCGCATCGGCCTGCTCCGACCGTGCCTGCCCTCTCGGGCGGTGTGCTGTCATGA
- a CDS encoding CsbD family protein, whose protein sequence is MSFEQKIRNKAQELKGRITESFGRATRNPRLKRQGKTDRVVGNLKQSGGKAKGAFRR, encoded by the coding sequence ATGAGCTTTGAACAGAAGATCAGGAACAAGGCACAGGAACTCAAGGGCCGGATCACCGAGTCCTTTGGCCGAGCCACCCGCAACCCGCGGCTGAAGAGGCAAGGGAAGACCGACCGAGTCGTCGGCAATCTGAAGCAGTCCGGCGGGAAGGCCAAGGGCGCGTTCAGGCGCTGA
- a CDS encoding hydrophobic protein translates to MLLWILLLLLILALFGFGFTMQILWYVAVVLLVVWIAGFAMRGRGRSRGGRRYGRSRG, encoded by the coding sequence ATGCTGCTCTGGATACTTCTCCTTCTGCTGATCCTGGCTCTGTTCGGGTTCGGCTTCACCATGCAGATCCTCTGGTACGTCGCGGTAGTACTGCTGGTCGTCTGGATCGCCGGGTTCGCCATGCGCGGCCGCGGTCGCAGTCGCGGCGGGCGCCGATACGGCCGAAGCCGCGGGTAA
- a CDS encoding PRC-barrel domain-containing protein, producing MIHVGDIREWRGHDVIDRDGHKIGMLEAIYVDTSTDEPAMATVQTGLPTRHRLVFVPLDGATVGPGYVKVTYDKALVKECPSIGTDDVLPAEEEEPIFKHYGLTYQPGTGGERQLARR from the coding sequence ATGATCCACGTGGGCGATATCCGCGAGTGGCGCGGCCACGATGTCATTGACCGCGACGGACACAAGATCGGCATGCTGGAAGCGATCTATGTGGACACCAGCACCGACGAGCCGGCCATGGCGACCGTCCAGACCGGTCTGCCCACGCGTCACCGCCTGGTCTTCGTACCGCTGGACGGCGCGACTGTCGGACCCGGCTACGTCAAGGTCACCTACGACAAGGCGCTGGTGAAGGAGTGCCCCTCGATCGGCACGGACGACGTCCTGCCGGCCGAGGAAGAGGAACCGATCTTCAAGCACTACGGCCTGACCTACCAGCCGGGCACCGGCGGCGAGCGCCAACTCGCCCGGCGCTGA
- a CDS encoding TetR/AcrR family transcriptional regulator, translated as MSVKERKERERAERERLIVATARELAEQQGWDAVTTRRLAERIEYSQPVLYSHFRGKREIIGAVALEGATEMAAALRAATSATDGPRERVAALARAYLDFAEHNPAVYDALFQLDGGLAYAQEDTPEPLKDAFAALLECLAEVAGDGVHPGLFTEVFWAALHGLATLTRAGRLLPEDAEPRVELLVDRLAMV; from the coding sequence ATGTCGGTAAAGGAACGCAAGGAGCGCGAACGGGCGGAGCGCGAGCGCCTCATCGTGGCGACAGCCCGCGAACTCGCCGAGCAGCAGGGCTGGGACGCAGTCACCACCCGCCGGCTCGCCGAGCGCATCGAGTACAGCCAGCCCGTCCTCTACAGCCACTTCCGCGGCAAGCGCGAGATCATCGGCGCCGTCGCCCTGGAGGGCGCCACCGAGATGGCCGCGGCGCTGCGGGCCGCGACCTCCGCCACGGACGGCCCGCGCGAGCGGGTCGCCGCCCTCGCCCGCGCCTACCTCGACTTCGCCGAGCACAACCCGGCGGTCTACGACGCCTTGTTCCAGCTCGACGGCGGCCTGGCGTACGCGCAGGAGGACACCCCCGAGCCGCTGAAGGACGCCTTCGCCGCCCTGCTCGAGTGCCTCGCCGAGGTCGCCGGCGACGGCGTCCACCCGGGGCTGTTCACCGAGGTGTTCTGGGCGGCTCTGCACGGCCTGGCGACCCTGACCCGAGCGGGCCGCCTGCTGCCCGAGGACGCTGAGCCGAGGGTGGAGCTGTTGGTGGACCGGCTCGCCATGGTCTGA
- a CDS encoding DUF1772 domain-containing protein, whose protein sequence is MLNTLEVVTTVVVGLMVGVEFSVAFIMNRILDALPEDSGQLGHAHGGRMLGALMPFWYIGSLVLSAIWAVAGWHRPGAGLVVIAAGLLILSVVMSILLLVPINNRNKTWTPENRPADWKEQLHRWNRYHYIRVAVIVAAFTLLVAALA, encoded by the coding sequence ATGCTCAACACACTCGAGGTCGTCACCACCGTCGTCGTCGGCCTGATGGTGGGGGTGGAGTTCTCCGTCGCCTTCATCATGAACCGGATCCTGGACGCGCTTCCCGAGGACAGCGGCCAGCTCGGCCACGCCCACGGCGGCCGGATGCTCGGCGCCCTGATGCCGTTCTGGTACATAGGCTCGCTCGTCCTCAGCGCGATCTGGGCCGTCGCCGGATGGCACCGCCCCGGCGCCGGCCTCGTAGTCATCGCCGCCGGACTGCTGATCCTCAGCGTGGTCATGTCGATCCTGCTGCTCGTCCCGATCAACAACCGAAACAAGACCTGGACCCCCGAGAACCGGCCCGCCGACTGGAAGGAGCAGCTGCACCGCTGGAACCGCTACCACTACATCCGCGTCGCCGTCATCGTCGCCGCGTTCACCCTGCTGGTTGCCGCCCTCGCCTGA
- a CDS encoding DUF4267 domain-containing protein, which yields MSLKKINTVLAAAFILFILWFGTEYILSPETTAPGYGLPSWPSGDGDGFLIIKGIRDVVLALVLGILLVTGHRRALGWVLLTEALAAYGDMTNVLAHHGSVATALGVHCLTATLMVVNGLLIMRETRNVAAAPETPAPQPA from the coding sequence ATGTCGCTGAAGAAGATCAACACCGTCCTGGCCGCCGCCTTCATCCTCTTCATCCTCTGGTTCGGGACGGAGTACATCCTGAGCCCGGAGACGACGGCGCCGGGCTACGGCCTGCCGAGCTGGCCGTCCGGCGACGGCGACGGCTTCCTGATCATCAAGGGAATCCGCGACGTCGTCTTGGCCCTGGTTCTGGGCATCCTGCTGGTGACGGGTCACCGCCGGGCGCTGGGCTGGGTGCTGCTGACGGAAGCACTCGCCGCGTACGGCGACATGACCAACGTGCTGGCCCACCACGGCTCCGTGGCCACCGCGCTCGGCGTCCACTGCCTGACCGCGACACTGATGGTGGTCAACGGCCTGCTGATCATGCGCGAGACCCGCAACGTCGCGGCCGCTCCGGAAACGCCCGCCCCGCAGCCCGCCTAG